Proteins found in one Labrenzia sp. VG12 genomic segment:
- the ptsP gene encoding phosphoenolpyruvate--protein phosphotransferase — protein sequence MRSNLAGPRLLLRRLREVMAEPITAQERLDKIVVLIASNVVAEVCSVYILRADGVLELYATEGLNRAAVHNASLRVGQGLVGLIAAEARPLNLPNASAHPGFAYLPETGEEAYNSFLGVPILRAGRTLGVLVVQNQSHRTYLEDEVEALQTTAMVIAEMVAAGELEAIAQKDTGLDLSRPITASGAGLSEGVGLGHVVLHEPRVVVTNLIAEDGDKEKGRLDGAINRLRLSIDDLLASGEIAATGEHREVLEAYRMFAYDRGWIRKIEEAIKNGLTAEAAVEKVQSDTRARMLRQTDPYLRERLHDLDDLAHRLIRELMGREHGPGMDELPQDAIIVGRNMGAAELLDYGRDRIRGLVLEEGGPTSHVTIVARALGIPTVGLVDDIVSLADGGDAIIVDGDSGEVHLRPAADLENAYAEKVRFRARRQAQYRRLRNKPSVTKDGVEFSLQMNAGLLVDLPHLEEAGAAGVGLFRTELQFMVASSFPRMREQQAQYSQVLDAAAGRPVTFRSLDIGGDKVLPYLRSIQEENPAMGWRALRLGLDRPGLLRTQIRALLHAAAGRDLKLMFPMVAVVDEFLQAKALVDKEIKHLRRHGHATPENVRLGVMIEVPSLLFQLDELMTYVDFVSVGSNDLFQFFCAVDRGNTRVAERFDTLGVGFLRALKSIVDAANKAHVPVTLCGELAGRPLEAMALIGLGYRDLSMSPASLGPVKAMLRTLDAGRLSARLLPRLEPGHDDSDIREVLKRFAAETDVAL from the coding sequence ATGCGCAGCAACCTGGCCGGACCGCGCCTCCTGCTCCGCCGGCTTCGCGAAGTCATGGCAGAGCCGATCACGGCGCAAGAGCGACTCGACAAGATCGTTGTACTGATCGCGTCGAATGTGGTTGCCGAGGTCTGTTCGGTTTATATTCTGCGTGCCGACGGCGTTCTGGAGCTCTATGCCACCGAGGGTCTGAACCGGGCCGCGGTTCACAATGCCTCGCTGCGCGTCGGCCAGGGCCTGGTCGGCCTGATTGCCGCAGAAGCGCGTCCGCTCAATCTTCCCAATGCCAGCGCCCATCCCGGCTTTGCCTATCTGCCGGAAACGGGCGAAGAAGCCTATAACTCCTTTCTCGGCGTGCCGATCCTGCGTGCCGGCCGGACGCTCGGTGTTCTTGTGGTGCAGAACCAGTCGCACCGGACCTATCTGGAAGACGAGGTCGAGGCCCTTCAGACAACAGCTATGGTGATTGCCGAAATGGTCGCTGCCGGCGAACTCGAGGCGATTGCGCAAAAGGACACCGGTCTCGATCTGTCGCGCCCGATCACCGCCTCCGGTGCTGGCCTTTCCGAAGGTGTCGGGCTGGGTCACGTGGTTCTCCATGAGCCGCGTGTGGTTGTCACCAATCTGATTGCCGAAGACGGGGACAAGGAAAAGGGCCGGCTGGACGGCGCCATCAACAGGTTGCGCCTGTCGATCGATGACCTTCTGGCCAGCGGTGAAATTGCGGCCACCGGCGAGCACCGAGAGGTGCTCGAAGCCTATCGCATGTTTGCCTATGATCGCGGCTGGATCCGAAAGATCGAGGAAGCGATCAAGAACGGTCTGACCGCAGAGGCGGCCGTTGAGAAGGTCCAGAGTGATACCCGCGCGCGCATGCTGCGTCAGACCGACCCCTATCTGCGCGAGCGCCTGCACGATCTCGACGATCTTGCCCATCGGCTGATTCGTGAGCTGATGGGCCGTGAACACGGTCCGGGCATGGACGAACTGCCCCAGGACGCGATCATCGTCGGCCGGAACATGGGGGCGGCGGAACTCCTGGATTATGGCCGGGACCGGATTCGCGGCCTCGTGCTGGAAGAGGGCGGACCGACCAGCCACGTGACCATCGTGGCCCGCGCGCTTGGCATCCCGACCGTCGGTCTTGTCGACGATATCGTCAGCCTGGCGGATGGCGGTGATGCCATCATCGTCGATGGCGACAGCGGCGAGGTGCATCTGCGCCCGGCGGCCGACCTGGAAAATGCCTATGCGGAGAAGGTTCGTTTTCGCGCCCGCCGGCAGGCACAGTACCGGCGCCTGCGCAACAAGCCGTCTGTCACCAAGGACGGTGTCGAATTTTCCCTGCAGATGAATGCGGGCCTTCTGGTCGATCTGCCGCATCTGGAAGAAGCGGGCGCAGCCGGTGTCGGTCTGTTCCGCACCGAATTGCAATTCATGGTCGCCTCCAGCTTTCCGCGCATGCGTGAGCAACAGGCGCAATACAGCCAGGTTCTGGATGCGGCTGCCGGCCGCCCGGTCACCTTCCGCTCGCTCGATATCGGCGGCGACAAGGTGCTGCCCTATCTCCGCTCCATCCAGGAAGAAAACCCCGCAATGGGCTGGCGGGCGCTGCGTCTCGGTCTCGACCGGCCGGGGCTGTTGCGCACCCAGATCCGGGCATTGCTGCATGCCGCGGCGGGCCGCGACCTGAAGCTGATGTTCCCGATGGTGGCGGTGGTTGATGAGTTTCTTCAGGCCAAGGCGCTGGTCGACAAGGAAATCAAGCATCTGCGCCGGCACGGCCATGCGACGCCGGAAAATGTCCGCCTCGGCGTGATGATCGAAGTGCCGTCCCTGCTGTTTCAGCTGGACGAGCTGATGACCTACGTCGATTTCGTCTCCGTTGGCTCCAACGACCTGTTCCAGTTTTTCTGTGCGGTCGACCGGGGGAATACGCGCGTTGCCGAGCGTTTCGATACGCTGGGTGTCGGGTTCCTCAGGGCCTTGAAATCCATCGTCGATGCCGCAAATAAGGCCCATGTTCCGGTGACGCTGTGCGGTGAGCTGGCCGGTCGGCCGCTGGAAGCCATGGCGCTGATCGGTCTCGGCTATCGGGATCTGTCGATGTCGCCTGCATCGCTCGGGCCGGTCAAGGCGATGTTGCGTACGCTTGACGCGGGTCGGCTGTCCGCCAGGCTGCTGCCTAGGCTTGAGCCGGGACACGATGACAGCGACATCCGTGAGGTCTTGAAGCGGTTTGCCGCCGAGACCGATGTTGCTCTTTAG
- a CDS encoding ComF family protein, whose translation MVICGERLLDVSKYAGSLLLDGLLPRRCLCCDARVAFEAGLCAPCWRAMPFLERPWCQRLGTPFSYDVGEGAWSPRAIAEPPLFDRLRAVAHYDGPARQLVLSLKFSRRRELAAPMAAWMMRSGGELLDAECLLLPVPLHWTRLVSRRFNQAADLAREIAGQSGAGYEPVLLKRRKRTRQQVGLTAKDRLRNVRAAFVVDRTRLETLAGRRVVLVDDVLTTGSTVTACSRCLLSAGAASVDVLTFALVDPNASDDIAVHG comes from the coding sequence ATGGTTATCTGCGGCGAAAGACTGCTTGATGTGTCGAAGTATGCCGGCAGCCTGTTGCTGGATGGTTTGTTGCCCCGCCGCTGTCTTTGCTGCGATGCGCGGGTGGCCTTTGAGGCGGGGCTGTGTGCGCCGTGCTGGCGCGCGATGCCGTTTCTGGAACGGCCCTGGTGCCAGCGGCTGGGAACACCCTTTTCCTACGATGTCGGTGAAGGCGCGTGGAGCCCGCGGGCCATCGCAGAACCGCCCCTGTTCGACCGTCTGCGCGCCGTCGCCCATTATGACGGCCCCGCCCGCCAGCTGGTCCTGTCGCTGAAGTTTTCCCGGCGCCGCGAACTGGCGGCACCGATGGCGGCCTGGATGATGCGGTCCGGAGGAGAATTGCTCGACGCTGAGTGCCTGCTCCTGCCGGTACCACTGCACTGGACACGCCTGGTGTCGCGGCGGTTCAACCAGGCGGCGGACCTCGCGCGCGAAATCGCCGGGCAAAGCGGGGCCGGATATGAGCCAGTGCTGCTCAAGCGGCGAAAGCGAACCCGTCAGCAGGTCGGTTTGACTGCGAAGGATCGGCTCAGGAATGTCAGGGCAGCATTCGTGGTTGATCGGACCCGTCTTGAGACCCTGGCTGGGCGGCGTGTCGTGCTCGTGGACGACGTTCTGACCACCGGCTCCACGGTCACGGCCTGCAGCCGGTGTCTTCTTTCCGCCGGCGCAGCATCTGTCGACGTGCTCACATTCGCCCTGGTGGATCCAAACGCTTCGGACGACATTGCCGTTCACGGTTAG
- the prmC gene encoding peptide chain release factor N(5)-glutamine methyltransferase, which translates to MEIGRLYRSVRNRFREAGLETPDLDARLLVSAALDLPVSALLLQEHERSDEASVELANSHAEKRLAGMPVGRILGEREFYGRRFLLNAATLEPRPDTETLIDAVLARCDPKSAPVLCDIGTGTGAIAVTLLAELPLSRMVAVDLAPDALRCALLNAEQHHVTNRLLPVCADYTSALRPAAGNAEWAGFDWVVSNPPYIRTAVLQDLSREVVQHDPELALDGGEDGLEAYRIIVADAAHLLRKEGRIALEIGFDQAADLKNQLRHHGFGAIEIIRDLSGNDRVVLAQKL; encoded by the coding sequence ATGGAAATCGGCCGGCTTTACAGGTCTGTGCGCAACCGGTTTCGCGAAGCCGGGCTGGAGACGCCGGATCTGGATGCCAGGCTTCTGGTCAGCGCAGCTCTTGATCTGCCTGTGTCCGCTCTTCTGCTCCAGGAGCACGAGCGTTCTGACGAGGCCTCTGTCGAACTTGCCAATTCCCATGCAGAAAAACGTCTTGCCGGCATGCCGGTCGGGCGCATTCTGGGCGAGCGCGAGTTTTACGGGCGCCGCTTTCTTCTCAATGCTGCCACGCTGGAGCCGCGGCCGGACACCGAAACGCTGATCGATGCGGTGCTTGCGCGTTGCGACCCGAAATCCGCACCGGTTCTGTGCGACATCGGTACCGGTACGGGAGCGATCGCGGTGACCCTGCTGGCCGAATTGCCGCTAAGCAGGATGGTCGCGGTTGATCTGGCTCCGGACGCCCTTCGCTGTGCCCTCCTGAATGCGGAGCAGCATCACGTCACCAATCGTCTGTTGCCTGTCTGTGCCGACTACACGAGCGCGCTGAGGCCAGCGGCGGGGAATGCTGAGTGGGCAGGGTTCGACTGGGTTGTCAGCAACCCGCCCTATATCCGCACAGCCGTGCTTCAGGATCTGAGTCGCGAGGTGGTTCAGCACGATCCGGAACTGGCCCTGGATGGTGGCGAAGACGGGCTTGAGGCCTACAGGATCATTGTTGCAGATGCGGCACACCTCTTGCGCAAAGAGGGGCGAATTGCGCTGGAAATCGGCTTTGATCAGGCCGCTGATTTGAAAAACCAGCTGCGTCATCATGGCTTTGGAGCAATTGAAATCATT
- a CDS encoding DUF1178 family protein → MIKYTLVCDDAHSFEGWFRNSDDFDKQCSRSLVACPVCGSTEIRKGLMAPAVSTARGKEALVSAARSEMQAQETAPEPAVPAASAPAPALQPSALLPKDIQQKEIVEALRLVRSRIIENSENVGTNFASEARKIHNGEAEERSIYGETTPKDAEALMEEGISVFPLPDLPDEKN, encoded by the coding sequence GTGATCAAATACACGCTTGTCTGTGACGATGCCCACTCGTTTGAAGGCTGGTTCCGGAATTCAGATGATTTCGACAAGCAGTGCAGCCGCAGTCTGGTCGCCTGCCCGGTCTGCGGCTCGACCGAGATTCGCAAGGGCCTGATGGCACCTGCGGTTTCGACGGCACGCGGCAAGGAAGCGCTTGTCAGTGCAGCCCGCAGTGAAATGCAGGCACAGGAAACGGCTCCGGAGCCGGCGGTGCCGGCAGCCTCTGCTCCCGCCCCGGCCCTGCAGCCATCCGCGTTGTTGCCGAAGGACATTCAGCAGAAGGAAATTGTCGAGGCCCTGCGCCTGGTGCGGTCCCGCATCATCGAGAATTCCGAAAATGTCGGCACCAACTTCGCTTCCGAAGCCCGCAAGATCCACAATGGCGAGGCGGAAGAGCGCAGCATTTACGGTGAAACAACGCCCAAGGACGCGGAAGCCCTGATGGAAGAGGGGATTTCGGTCTTTCCGCTGCCGGATCTGCCAGACGAAAAAAACTGA
- a CDS encoding alpha/beta fold hydrolase, translating into MGDPILFIPGLLCTETLFSKQIVAFADRPIMVANHREHDSIAAIAESILAEAPERFSLIALSMGGYVAMEIMRKAPERVSKLALMNTNARADREEQSERRRFLIEMTRKRGFKKVPHLLYPGFVHEQREEDEGLRAIVVDMANDTGPEAFIRQQTALINRIDSRPSLGDIRCPTLVVVGEGDRLTPVPVSEEIHAHIPGSELVIVEGSGHLSPLEEPDRVTRVLRDFLNQA; encoded by the coding sequence ATGGGCGACCCGATCCTGTTCATCCCCGGCCTGCTCTGCACCGAGACGCTGTTTTCCAAACAGATCGTCGCCTTCGCAGACCGGCCAATCATGGTGGCGAACCACCGCGAACATGACAGCATCGCGGCGATTGCGGAGAGCATACTTGCGGAAGCGCCCGAGCGGTTTTCCCTGATCGCGCTGTCCATGGGCGGTTACGTTGCAATGGAAATCATGCGCAAGGCGCCGGAGCGTGTCTCAAAACTGGCTCTGATGAACACAAACGCGCGCGCGGATCGCGAGGAACAGTCCGAACGGCGCCGGTTCCTGATCGAGATGACCCGGAAACGCGGCTTCAAAAAGGTCCCTCACCTGCTCTATCCGGGATTTGTGCACGAGCAGCGTGAAGAGGACGAAGGCCTGAGGGCCATCGTGGTCGATATGGCCAATGACACAGGTCCGGAAGCCTTCATCCGGCAACAGACCGCTCTTATCAACCGCATCGATTCCCGTCCCTCACTGGGCGACATCCGCTGCCCGACCCTGGTTGTGGTCGGCGAAGGCGACAGACTGACGCCGGTGCCCGTCTCCGAGGAAATCCACGCCCATATTCCTGGCAGCGAACTGGTGATCGTCGAGGGCAGCGGTCACCTTTCCCCGTTGGAGGAACCGGACAGGGTGACCAGGGTGCTGCGGGATTTTCTCAATCAGGCGTAG
- a CDS encoding carbon-nitrogen hydrolase family protein — MATFTAACVQLRSGKTIAKNAEVAEGLIRSAAKDGARYVQTPEMSNVLVKSREDLLERITDADADPFLKMAKCLAAELGIHLHLGSLAVLAGGGKVANRAFLLGPDGAVEATYDKIHMFDVDLPNGESWRESATYEPGRESVIADLPFAKIGMAVCYDIRFPAIFRTQARQGAEVLTGPAAFTRQTGEAHWHVLQRARAIENGAYVISAAQGGHHEDGRETYGHSLVVDPWGKVIAELDGDEPGYVLAEIETDAVAKARGRIPAIANERDFVCQVAGGLKEIPA, encoded by the coding sequence ATGGCGACCTTCACAGCAGCCTGTGTTCAGCTTCGCAGCGGCAAGACCATCGCGAAAAACGCCGAGGTGGCCGAGGGGCTGATCCGTTCGGCGGCTAAGGATGGTGCGCGCTACGTACAGACGCCTGAAATGTCGAATGTGCTGGTGAAGAGCCGGGAAGACCTGCTTGAGCGGATTACAGACGCCGACGCCGACCCGTTCCTGAAGATGGCCAAATGTCTTGCTGCAGAGCTCGGCATTCATCTCCATCTCGGGTCGCTGGCGGTTCTTGCCGGAGGCGGAAAAGTCGCGAACCGGGCCTTTCTGCTTGGGCCTGACGGTGCGGTCGAAGCCACCTACGACAAGATCCACATGTTCGACGTCGATCTGCCCAATGGCGAAAGCTGGCGGGAGTCGGCGACCTATGAGCCGGGCAGGGAAAGCGTCATTGCGGATCTTCCCTTTGCCAAGATCGGCATGGCGGTCTGCTACGATATCCGCTTCCCGGCGATCTTCCGGACACAGGCGCGGCAGGGCGCCGAAGTGCTGACAGGGCCTGCGGCCTTCACGCGCCAGACTGGCGAAGCGCATTGGCATGTGTTACAGCGCGCCCGCGCCATCGAAAACGGCGCTTACGTCATTTCCGCCGCCCAGGGCGGTCATCACGAGGACGGCCGGGAAACCTACGGCCACAGTCTTGTCGTGGACCCCTGGGGCAAGGTGATTGCGGAACTCGACGGAGACGAGCCGGGATATGTGCTCGCGGAAATTGAGACCGATGCTGTTGCCAAGGCACGCGGACGGATCCCGGCGATCGCCAATGAACGGGACTTCGTCTGCCAGGTTGCTGGCGGCCTGAAGGAGATACCGGCGTGA
- a CDS encoding methyltransferase domain-containing protein, with the protein MTTQPDLFDRPLLRHRRKRALFGAKQGADFLLEAVTDDLKDRLLLISRHFDVAVDLGGHTGRVADAIAGSGKAERVLRADLFLADPALTPPDLIADDALLPFRDQSIDLIVSALTLQFVNDLPGTLVQIRRALKPDGLLLATLPGAGTLSELRDSLTRAELDCCGGAAARVLPFADTRDLGSLLQRAGFALPVTDLDTVTVRYDTMFALLADLKAMGATNILKDRSRRPLPRQVLLRAAELYAENHADADGRIRATFSFVTLSGWAPHESQQKPLRPGSAKTRLADVLGVPEQKA; encoded by the coding sequence GTGACCACGCAGCCAGATCTGTTCGACCGCCCTCTCTTGCGGCATCGCCGGAAACGCGCGCTTTTCGGCGCCAAACAAGGCGCGGACTTCCTCCTGGAAGCCGTCACCGACGACCTGAAGGACAGGTTGCTGCTGATCAGCCGACATTTCGATGTGGCAGTTGACCTTGGCGGGCACACGGGCCGGGTTGCAGACGCCATCGCGGGCAGCGGCAAAGCGGAGAGAGTCTTGAGGGCGGATCTGTTCCTGGCAGACCCAGCGCTGACACCTCCCGATTTGATCGCCGATGATGCGTTGCTGCCTTTCAGGGACCAGTCCATCGATCTGATCGTCTCTGCGCTGACGCTTCAATTCGTTAATGACCTGCCGGGCACGCTGGTTCAGATCCGGCGTGCCTTGAAGCCTGACGGTCTGTTGCTGGCAACCTTGCCCGGCGCAGGAACACTGAGTGAACTCCGCGACAGCCTGACAAGGGCGGAACTCGATTGTTGCGGTGGCGCAGCAGCGCGCGTGCTGCCTTTTGCCGATACGCGAGACCTCGGAAGCCTGCTGCAAAGGGCCGGATTTGCACTTCCCGTCACGGATCTCGACACGGTCACGGTCCGCTACGACACCATGTTTGCGCTTCTGGCCGACCTGAAGGCCATGGGCGCGACCAACATTCTGAAGGATCGAAGCCGCAGGCCGCTGCCGCGGCAGGTTCTGCTGCGTGCCGCCGAGCTTTATGCGGAAAATCATGCCGACGCAGATGGTCGCATCCGGGCGACATTTTCCTTCGTGACGCTGTCGGGCTGGGCCCCACACGAAAGCCAGCAGAAACCGCTGCGCCCCGGCAGCGCCAAGACACGGCTTGCCGACGTGCTCGGTGTTCCCGAGCAAAAGGCCTGA
- the ubiG gene encoding bifunctional 2-polyprenyl-6-hydroxyphenol methylase/3-demethylubiquinol 3-O-methyltransferase UbiG — protein MTGKAEATSGTIDSEEVARFSAMAAEWWDPTGKFKPLHKFNPVRLSYIKQEVCRQFGRDPKAADAFKGLRFLDIGCGGGLLSEPMARLGAEVVGADPSETNIEIARLHMQSSGLNIDYRAETAEALAEAGENFDVVLNMEVVEHVADVPLFLDATSRMVRPGGLMFVATINRTLKAYALAIVGAEYVLRWLPQGTHTYDKLVRPAEIEGPLQAAGLKVIDRSGVSYNPLTDSWAQSRDMDVNYMMLAERPKGD, from the coding sequence ATGACCGGCAAGGCAGAAGCGACCAGCGGAACGATCGACAGCGAGGAGGTCGCCCGGTTTTCCGCCATGGCTGCGGAATGGTGGGACCCGACCGGCAAGTTCAAGCCTCTGCACAAGTTCAATCCCGTCCGGCTGAGCTACATCAAGCAGGAAGTCTGCCGCCAGTTCGGCCGTGATCCGAAGGCAGCCGATGCCTTCAAGGGACTGCGGTTTCTGGACATTGGCTGCGGTGGCGGCTTGCTCAGCGAGCCGATGGCCCGCCTTGGCGCAGAGGTGGTCGGAGCCGATCCGTCGGAAACCAACATCGAAATCGCCAGACTGCACATGCAGAGCTCCGGTCTGAACATCGACTACCGCGCTGAGACGGCGGAAGCCCTGGCAGAAGCCGGGGAGAATTTCGACGTCGTGCTCAACATGGAAGTGGTCGAGCATGTCGCGGACGTGCCGCTGTTTCTCGACGCGACCAGCCGGATGGTCCGTCCGGGCGGGCTGATGTTCGTTGCAACCATCAACCGCACGCTGAAAGCCTATGCGCTGGCGATTGTCGGCGCGGAATATGTGCTGCGCTGGCTGCCCCAGGGCACCCATACCTATGACAAGCTGGTGCGCCCGGCAGAGATCGAAGGTCCATTGCAGGCGGCCGGGCTCAAGGTGATCGACCGCTCGGGCGTCAGCTACAATCCGCTCACCGACAGCTGGGCGCAGTCACGCGACATGGATGTCAACTACATGATGCTGGCTGAACGCCCGAAGGGTGACTGA
- a CDS encoding aspartate kinase, translating to MARLVLKFGGTSVADLDRIRNVARHVKREVDAGHQVAVVVSAMAGQTNKLVEFCREASPLHDAREYDAVVASGEQVTSGLLAIVLQDMGVNARSWQGWQIPIKTDEQHGAARISEIDGSFLSERLEQGQVAVVAGFQGVAPDNRIATLGRGGSDTSAVAIAAAIKADRCDIYTDVDGVYTTDPRIVPKAQRLERVSFEEMLEMASLGAKVLQVRSVEMAMVHGVRTFVRSSFDDPEAAQVGSNDHPIGTLICDEDELVEQQVVTGIAYAKDEAQISLRDVADKPGVAESVFGPLADAHINVDMIVQNISPDGKTTDMTFTVPESDYQRAIKVLEDNRDEIGFQKLEGATDVVKVSVIGIGMRSHAGIAAQCFRGLASKGINIRAITTSEIKISVLIDSAYAELAVRTLHSLYGLDG from the coding sequence ATGGCCCGACTGGTTTTAAAATTTGGCGGAACTTCGGTTGCCGATCTTGATCGCATCCGCAATGTTGCCCGCCATGTCAAACGGGAAGTGGATGCCGGACACCAGGTTGCCGTGGTTGTTTCGGCCATGGCCGGACAGACCAACAAGCTGGTCGAGTTCTGCCGGGAAGCCTCGCCCCTGCACGATGCCCGCGAATATGACGCGGTTGTCGCCTCCGGCGAACAGGTGACCTCCGGCCTTCTGGCAATCGTGTTGCAGGACATGGGTGTCAATGCCCGCTCCTGGCAGGGCTGGCAGATCCCGATCAAGACCGACGAGCAGCACGGCGCGGCGCGCATCAGCGAGATCGACGGCAGTTTCTTGAGCGAACGGCTGGAGCAGGGCCAGGTGGCCGTTGTGGCCGGGTTCCAGGGCGTGGCGCCGGACAACCGCATTGCCACGCTCGGCCGCGGCGGGTCGGACACCAGCGCCGTGGCCATTGCCGCGGCTATCAAGGCGGACCGTTGTGATATCTATACCGATGTCGACGGTGTCTACACGACCGATCCGCGCATCGTCCCGAAAGCGCAGCGCCTGGAGCGTGTGTCTTTTGAGGAAATGCTCGAGATGGCGTCCCTCGGCGCGAAGGTGCTGCAGGTGCGGTCTGTCGAAATGGCCATGGTTCATGGCGTCAGAACATTCGTGCGCTCCAGTTTCGATGATCCTGAAGCAGCGCAGGTCGGCTCGAACGACCATCCGATTGGAACTCTTATTTGCGACGAGGATGAACTCGTGGAACAGCAGGTTGTCACCGGCATCGCCTATGCCAAGGACGAAGCCCAGATCTCTCTCCGTGACGTGGCCGACAAGCCGGGCGTTGCCGAGTCGGTGTTCGGACCGCTGGCCGACGCCCATATCAACGTGGACATGATCGTTCAGAACATCTCGCCGGACGGCAAGACGACGGACATGACCTTCACCGTTCCGGAAAGCGATTATCAGCGCGCCATCAAGGTGCTTGAAGACAATCGCGACGAGATCGGCTTCCAGAAGCTGGAAGGGGCAACCGATGTCGTGAAAGTCTCGGTCATCGGCATCGGCATGCGGTCTCACGCCGGCATCGCCGCGCAGTGTTTCCGGGGTCTTGCCTCCAAGGGCATCAACATCCGCGCGATCACGACATCGGAAATCAAAATCTCCGTTCTGATCGATTCCGCCTATGCAGAACTTGCAGTGCGGACTCTCCATTCGCTATACGGGTTGGACGGATAG
- a CDS encoding Flp family type IVb pilin, translated as MKNGPISFRPAKLLLQRFLRDESGATAMEYTMIVAVLSIITIGAFTAIGETMRDDVFGAVVSTLDAVLATSGGDGS; from the coding sequence TTGAAAAACGGGCCGATCAGTTTCAGACCTGCCAAGCTCCTTCTGCAGCGCTTCCTGCGTGACGAAAGCGGCGCAACCGCCATGGAATACACCATGATCGTCGCCGTTCTCAGCATCATAACCATTGGCGCCTTCACGGCGATCGGCGAAACCATGCGAGACGATGTTTTCGGCGCGGTTGTGAGCACACTTGACGCGGTTCTGGCGACGTCCGGCGGTGACGGCAGTTAA
- the grxC gene encoding glutaredoxin 3, translated as MADVVIYTRQMCGFCTAAKRLLDKKGVAYQEHDATFSPELRREMTQKANGRATFPQIFVGTTHVGGCDDLHDLERAGKLDALLAA; from the coding sequence ATGGCTGATGTGGTGATCTATACACGCCAGATGTGCGGCTTTTGCACGGCGGCCAAGCGCCTTCTGGACAAAAAAGGTGTTGCTTACCAGGAACACGACGCGACCTTCAGCCCGGAGCTGCGCAGGGAAATGACACAAAAGGCCAACGGCCGCGCAACGTTTCCGCAGATCTTTGTGGGCACGACCCATGTCGGCGGCTGTGACGATCTGCACGATCTGGAGCGGGCCGGCAAGCTGGACGCTCTGCTCGCCGCCTGA
- the prfA gene encoding peptide chain release factor 1 gives MLARHKLDTLLDRFAEIEHLMSSGPDPAVYVKLSREYSGLEPLVGKIRALIKAEADLEGAEALLSDPETDADMRELAELERDELAEQVEQLTQDVRLGLLPKDEADTNDAILEVRAGTGGDEAALFAGDLFRMYQRYAELQGWKVEILSASEGEVGGYKEIIASVTGENVFARLKFESGVHRVQRVPATESGGRIHTSAATVAVLPQAEDVDIDVQDSDLRIDTFRASGAGGQHVNTTDSAVRITHIPTGIVVAVQDERSQHKNKARAMQLLRARIYDEERERAASERTEARRLQVGSGDRSERIRTYNFPQGRVTDHRIGLTLYKLEQIVAGEALGEVIDALIMDHQAGLLASEEA, from the coding sequence ATGCTGGCGCGTCACAAACTCGACACCCTGCTGGACCGGTTCGCCGAAATCGAACACCTGATGTCCTCCGGTCCGGATCCCGCGGTTTACGTGAAACTGTCGCGGGAATATTCCGGTCTTGAACCGCTTGTCGGCAAGATCCGGGCCCTGATCAAGGCAGAGGCGGATCTTGAAGGCGCTGAAGCGCTGCTGTCGGACCCGGAAACCGACGCGGACATGCGCGAGCTGGCCGAGCTGGAGCGCGATGAGCTGGCCGAACAGGTGGAGCAGCTGACGCAGGACGTCCGCCTGGGACTTCTACCGAAGGACGAAGCCGATACCAATGATGCCATTCTGGAAGTCCGGGCCGGAACAGGTGGCGATGAGGCTGCACTGTTTGCCGGCGACCTCTTCCGAATGTATCAGCGCTATGCCGAATTGCAGGGCTGGAAGGTGGAGATCCTGTCGGCCAGCGAAGGGGAGGTTGGCGGTTACAAGGAAATCATCGCCTCCGTCACCGGCGAAAACGTCTTTGCCCGTCTGAAATTCGAATCGGGTGTGCACCGCGTTCAGCGTGTGCCCGCAACGGAATCCGGCGGCCGTATTCACACGTCCGCCGCCACCGTGGCTGTGCTGCCCCAGGCCGAAGATGTCGATATCGATGTTCAGGACAGCGATCTCAGGATCGATACCTTTCGGGCGTCGGGAGCAGGCGGCCAGCACGTCAACACGACCGACTCGGCCGTCCGTATCACCCACATTCCAACCGGGATCGTGGTCGCGGTTCAGGATGAGCGTTCGCAGCACAAGAACAAGGCGCGGGCAATGCAGTTGCTGCGTGCCCGGATCTATGATGAAGAGCGCGAGCGGGCCGCCAGCGAGCGCACGGAAGCGCGGCGTCTGCAGGTCGGGTCCGGCGATCGTTCGGAACGGATCCGGACCTACAATTTTCCGCAAGGCCGCGTCACCGATCACCGCATCGGGCTGACGCTCTACAAGCTGGAGCAGATTGTTGCCGGCGAGGCGCTTGGCGAAGTCATCGATGCGCTGATCATGGATCACCAGGCCGGTCTGCTCGCCTCCGAAGAGGCCTGA